One part of the Mariniblastus fucicola genome encodes these proteins:
- a CDS encoding NADH:ubiquinone reductase (Na(+)-transporting) subunit B, translating to MLRQMLDKVEPLFHKGGPLEKLYPLYEANDTFLYTPGEVAHGKTHIRDAIDTKRMMSMVILALLPCIFMACYNTGYQAQKTIALTGYTPPIHDVGEMIWSGSWRYAALEAIGVNVAGLEGGFLSPQNILPCFIHGLLFFLPVYIVCMAVGGTCELIFSVIRGHEINEGFLVTGMLFPLTLPATIPLWQVAVGIAFGVVIGKEIFGGTGKNFLNPALTARAFLYFAYPKQISGDKVWTAVGTFGETATSDAVDGYSGATMLGYVANAKEGTVSEVITQMGVDTTSATDWWSCFIGNIHGSMGETSTLACLIGAVILIATGVGSWRTMAGVVGGMVAFSGLLAMLGFDSPIMNLGPQWHLVIGGFAFGTVFMSTDPVSSAMTNSGRIYYGVLIGFLTILVRAINPAFPEGIMLAILFANVFAPLIDWFVVQRNIKRREARYAT from the coding sequence ATGTTGAGACAAATGCTGGACAAGGTGGAGCCGCTTTTTCATAAAGGCGGACCACTGGAGAAGCTTTATCCGCTGTACGAAGCGAACGATACGTTTCTGTACACGCCGGGAGAAGTCGCGCATGGAAAGACGCACATTCGTGATGCGATCGACACCAAGCGTATGATGAGTATGGTGATTTTGGCGCTGCTGCCGTGTATTTTCATGGCCTGCTACAACACCGGATATCAGGCTCAGAAAACAATTGCATTGACCGGTTACACGCCGCCAATTCATGACGTTGGCGAAATGATCTGGAGCGGTTCGTGGCGTTATGCGGCTCTCGAAGCGATCGGCGTCAATGTCGCCGGGCTCGAAGGTGGTTTCCTCAGCCCCCAAAACATTTTGCCGTGCTTCATCCACGGTCTGCTGTTCTTCCTTCCGGTCTACATCGTCTGCATGGCGGTGGGCGGAACCTGCGAGCTGATTTTCAGCGTGATTCGCGGCCACGAAATCAACGAAGGATTCCTGGTGACGGGGATGCTGTTCCCGTTGACGCTGCCTGCAACGATTCCGCTGTGGCAAGTCGCAGTCGGCATCGCGTTCGGTGTCGTGATCGGTAAAGAGATCTTCGGCGGAACGGGCAAGAACTTCCTCAACCCGGCTTTGACGGCCAGAGCGTTTTTGTACTTCGCCTATCCCAAGCAAATCAGTGGCGACAAAGTTTGGACGGCGGTCGGAACGTTCGGCGAAACGGCGACCTCGGATGCTGTCGATGGCTATTCCGGGGCGACGATGCTGGGCTATGTTGCCAACGCAAAAGAAGGCACCGTTTCAGAAGTCATCACTCAAATGGGTGTGGATACGACTTCGGCGACGGATTGGTGGAGTTGCTTCATTGGAAACATTCACGGATCGATGGGCGAAACCAGTACGCTGGCTTGTCTGATCGGTGCGGTGATCCTGATCGCAACGGGTGTTGGTTCGTGGCGTACGATGGCAGGTGTCGTCGGCGGCATGGTGGCGTTCTCCGGTTTGCTGGCGATGCTTGGATTTGACTCGCCGATCATGAACCTTGGGCCGCAATGGCATCTGGTGATCGGTGGCTTCGCCTTCGGCACCGTGTTTATGTCGACCGACCCGGTTTCGTCGGCGATGACGAACAGTGGACGGATCTACTACGGAGTGTTAATCGGCTTCCTGACGATTCTGGTGCGGGCAATCAACCCGGCGTTTCCGGAAGGCATCATGCTTGCGATCCTGTTCGCGAACGTTTTTGCTCCGCTGATCGACTGGTTTGTAGTCCAACGCAATATCAAGCGAAGGGAGGCTCGTTATGCCACTTGA
- a CDS encoding Na(+)-translocating NADH-quinone reductase subunit C yields the protein MPLENLKKNKDNPINTAIVAGALCLVCALIVSTAASSLKTIQEDNIAIDRKKNLLAVTKFPAESMADSQSILDTFEKNFTTIIIDMETGEEAPDEALKAMQSIGKTWDTKDELEKKYDQFTIAKTKRDAVADEITGEDKANIKYREKYSFVYILNDSDGNPKTYVFPVRGYGLWSMMHGYLAVKPDFQTIEGLVFYDQAETPGLGGEVKSEKFKSQWPGKEIYGEDGEVQIKVIKNADTSYKHAVDALSGATITSNGVTYALEYWLGPEGFKPFIERRKASSGSSDTADQETGVGNG from the coding sequence ATGCCACTTGAGAACCTTAAAAAGAACAAGGACAACCCGATCAACACGGCGATTGTTGCCGGAGCGTTGTGTCTGGTTTGTGCTCTGATCGTTTCCACAGCGGCGTCGTCGCTGAAGACGATTCAGGAAGACAATATTGCGATCGACAGGAAGAAAAACCTGTTGGCTGTGACGAAGTTTCCAGCCGAATCGATGGCGGATAGCCAATCGATTTTGGATACGTTCGAAAAGAACTTCACCACGATCATCATCGACATGGAGACTGGCGAAGAGGCTCCTGATGAGGCGCTCAAGGCCATGCAGTCGATTGGCAAGACTTGGGACACCAAAGATGAATTGGAGAAGAAATACGACCAGTTCACGATTGCCAAAACGAAGCGTGACGCTGTCGCCGACGAGATCACGGGCGAAGACAAGGCCAACATCAAGTATCGCGAGAAGTACTCTTTCGTTTACATCCTCAACGATTCGGACGGGAACCCAAAGACTTACGTTTTCCCCGTTCGTGGTTACGGGCTGTGGTCGATGATGCACGGCTACCTTGCGGTCAAGCCGGACTTTCAAACAATTGAAGGGCTTGTGTTCTATGACCAGGCAGAAACACCTGGCTTGGGCGGCGAAGTCAAAAGCGAGAAGTTCAAAAGTCAGTGGCCTGGCAAAGAAATTTACGGCGAGGACGGCGAGGTCCAGATCAAGGTGATCAAGAACGCGGATACTTCTTACAAGCACGCCGTTGACGCTCTTTCGGGAGCCACGATTACTTCCAATGGAGTGACTTACGCTCTGGAGTACTGGTTGGGACCAGAAGGGTTCAAGCCATTCATCGAACGCAGAAAAGCTTCCTCTGGCAGCTCGGATACCGCGGATCAGGAAACAGGAGTTGGAAATGGCTAA
- a CDS encoding NADH:ubiquinone reductase (Na(+)-transporting) subunit D yields MAKAKTTAELITEPVFDNNPIALQVLGICSALAVTTQLTTSVTMALAVIVVTACSSAAVALIREYIPSSIRIICQMTIIASMVILVDQFLRAFFYDLSKELSVFVGLIITNCIVMGRAEGFAMKNNPIASFWDGLGNGLGYGLILVVVGFFRELLGSGKLFGFTVLPLKGDGGWYEPNGLMLLSPSAFFIIGIFIWVLRTYKPEQIEAN; encoded by the coding sequence ATGGCTAAAGCAAAAACAACCGCCGAGCTGATTACCGAACCAGTCTTTGACAACAATCCGATCGCGTTGCAGGTCCTTGGTATTTGCAGTGCCCTGGCTGTAACGACTCAGCTGACAACTTCGGTCACGATGGCTTTGGCTGTGATCGTGGTGACGGCGTGCTCCAGTGCAGCAGTTGCTCTGATTCGTGAGTACATCCCGTCGAGCATTCGGATCATTTGCCAGATGACGATCATCGCATCGATGGTCATTCTGGTGGATCAGTTTCTACGAGCTTTCTTTTACGACCTCAGCAAAGAGCTTTCGGTTTTCGTTGGCCTGATCATTACGAACTGCATCGTGATGGGCCGCGCGGAAGGCTTTGCGATGAAGAACAATCCGATCGCCAGTTTCTGGGACGGACTTGGAAACGGACTTGGCTACGGTTTGATCCTGGTCGTCGTCGGTTTCTTCCGTGAATTGCTTGGCAGCGGGAAGCTGTTCGGATTCACAGTGTTGCCACTTAAAGGCGACGGTGGCTGGTACGAGCCGAACGGTTTGATGCTGCTTTCGCCAAGTGCGTTCTTCATCATCGGAATATTCATTTGGGTTCTGCGAACCTACAAGCCTGAACAGATTGAGGCGAACTAA
- the nqrE gene encoding NADH:ubiquinone reductase (Na(+)-transporting) subunit E — MFDVNPAELITLFLKSAFVDNLALAYFLGMCTFLAVSKNVKTALGLGAAVIAVQVITVPVNWVIKEAFLKETGLVGVNLMFLNLICYIGVIAAIVQILEMFLDKFFPALFNQLGIFLPLITVNCAILGGTLFMEQRDYNFPEAVVFGLGSGFGWAAAIAGLAGIREKLRYSDVPPGLRGLGITFIIVGLMALGFQAFLGI, encoded by the coding sequence ATGTTTGATGTAAATCCTGCTGAACTGATAACGCTGTTTCTCAAATCAGCGTTCGTCGACAACCTGGCATTGGCCTATTTCCTTGGCATGTGCACGTTCCTGGCGGTTTCCAAGAATGTGAAAACGGCCCTCGGTTTGGGTGCGGCTGTGATTGCCGTTCAGGTAATTACGGTTCCTGTTAACTGGGTCATCAAGGAAGCCTTCCTGAAAGAAACCGGACTGGTCGGCGTGAACCTGATGTTCCTGAACCTGATTTGCTACATCGGAGTGATAGCGGCGATCGTTCAGATTCTGGAAATGTTCCTCGACAAGTTCTTTCCAGCTCTGTTCAACCAGCTTGGAATTTTCCTTCCGCTGATCACCGTGAACTGTGCGATTCTGGGCGGAACCCTGTTTATGGAACAACGCGATTACAACTTTCCCGAAGCCGTCGTGTTCGGACTCGGCAGTGGCTTCGGCTGGGCTGCTGCGATCGCAGGCTTGGCGGGTATCCGTGAAAAGCTTCGCTATTCGGATGTGCCACCGGGACTTCGCGGTCTGGGCATTACGTTCATCATTGTTGGACTGATGGCCCTTGGATTCCAGGCGTTCCTTGGTATCTAG
- the nqrF gene encoding NADH:ubiquinone reductase (Na(+)-transporting) subunit F, giving the protein MMPSIFFGVLVFTLVILALVGLILLARNSLVNTGEVKIMVNGQREIEVPAGGKLMGALAEGGILVSSACGGGGTCAQCKVKVLSGGGDILDTEKGHINKGEAREGCRLSCQVAVKQDMEVEVPEEAFETKKWECTVRSNDNVATFIKELVLELPEGEDVDFKAGGYIQIECPPHTVHYKDFDIQDEYHPDWDKYNVWRYTSVVDETVVRAYSMANYPGEKGIIMLNVRVASPPPRAPEDTPPGKMSSYIFNLKPGDKVTISGPYGEFFIKETEAEMLYVGGGAGMAPLRSHIFELFKNLKTGRKVSYWYGGRSLRELFYIDEFRQIEKDFPNFTFNLALSEPLPEDNWTGMTGFIHQVVIDNYLKDHPAPEDIEYYFCGPPMMNKCVMQMCEEFGVEPENISFDDFGG; this is encoded by the coding sequence ATGATGCCTTCAATTTTCTTTGGCGTACTCGTTTTCACCTTGGTCATTCTGGCGTTGGTTGGGCTGATCTTGCTTGCTCGCAATTCCCTGGTGAATACGGGTGAAGTCAAAATCATGGTCAACGGTCAGCGTGAGATCGAAGTTCCTGCCGGCGGCAAACTGATGGGAGCACTCGCTGAAGGAGGCATTCTTGTGTCTTCGGCTTGCGGCGGTGGCGGTACCTGTGCTCAGTGCAAAGTCAAAGTCCTGTCCGGTGGCGGAGATATTCTGGACACCGAAAAAGGGCACATCAACAAAGGCGAAGCCCGCGAAGGCTGCCGTCTTTCATGTCAGGTGGCGGTCAAGCAGGACATGGAAGTCGAAGTTCCAGAAGAAGCGTTCGAAACCAAGAAGTGGGAATGCACCGTTCGCTCGAACGATAACGTCGCGACGTTCATTAAAGAGCTTGTGCTCGAGTTGCCAGAAGGCGAAGACGTCGATTTCAAAGCTGGTGGCTACATTCAGATCGAATGCCCACCTCACACCGTTCACTACAAAGACTTCGACATCCAGGACGAATATCATCCGGATTGGGACAAGTACAACGTTTGGCGTTACACCTCAGTTGTCGACGAAACCGTTGTTCGTGCTTACTCGATGGCCAACTACCCGGGCGAAAAGGGCATCATCATGCTCAACGTTCGTGTCGCTTCGCCGCCGCCACGTGCTCCGGAAGACACGCCACCGGGAAAGATGTCGTCATACATTTTCAACCTGAAACCGGGCGACAAAGTCACGATCTCAGGACCTTACGGTGAGTTCTTCATCAAGGAAACGGAAGCGGAGATGCTGTACGTTGGTGGTGGTGCCGGTATGGCTCCGCTGCGAAGTCATATCTTCGAGCTGTTCAAGAACCTCAAGACCGGTCGCAAAGTTTCGTACTGGTACGGCGGTCGTAGCCTTCGCGAGTTGTTCTACATTGACGAATTCCGTCAGATCGAAAAAGACTTCCCGAACTTCACGTTCAACCTGGCTCTTTCCGAGCCGTTACCGGAAGACAATTGGACCGGGATGACCGGTTTCATTCACCAGGTCGTCATCGACAACTACTTGAAAGACCATCCTGCTCCGGAAGACATCGAGTACTACTTCTGTGGTCCTCCGATGATGAACAAGTGCGTGATGCAGATGTGCGAAGAGTTCGGTGTCGAGCCTGAGAACATCTCCTTCGACGACTTCGGCGGATAA
- a CDS encoding PEP-CTERM sorting domain-containing protein yields MKFLNIHRSPMLHGIATLTAIALFTPTTVSAQISLPRNVVTYIDSEYTISNGTNDISDSLDDSEFSDTGYLSASLDGAMNQLVDTSTVQSVFNLDAASGKITSSMDVDLSLIGYNGSDYGWGEYTLEGNTEAFIQDVININDNSFGFMEISIGYDGSMLHELRLDSQDESSAGIETHSNLRTFLSWEPDAVADLFFTDGDQVSSSDTLNEEIAGFDPKSKTNSLTVDSLSQPAIIPLLGDPASFTLSIGWDELARTRIYNVDALWAESSISHDFMSTANLQLNFYDENMNPMAAPSYTSSQGINYQFSAVPEPSSLVVLNLLTSVLILRRRRQIQALFDN; encoded by the coding sequence ATGAAATTTCTGAATATCCACAGATCACCGATGCTGCACGGCATCGCCACATTGACTGCGATCGCACTTTTCACGCCGACGACGGTGTCCGCTCAGATTTCTCTACCGCGCAACGTAGTTACTTACATAGATTCGGAATACACGATATCGAATGGCACCAACGATATCTCGGACAGCCTCGACGACTCCGAGTTTTCGGACACTGGATATCTCTCAGCCAGCCTGGATGGCGCAATGAATCAGCTCGTTGATACTTCGACAGTGCAGTCAGTGTTTAACCTCGATGCCGCAAGCGGAAAGATTACGTCCAGCATGGATGTCGACTTGAGCCTCATCGGCTACAACGGCAGTGACTATGGCTGGGGTGAGTACACGCTCGAGGGAAACACCGAAGCTTTCATTCAGGACGTCATCAACATCAATGACAACAGTTTTGGATTCATGGAAATAAGCATCGGATACGACGGATCGATGTTGCATGAACTGAGATTGGATTCACAGGACGAATCTTCCGCCGGAATCGAGACTCATTCGAACCTGAGAACGTTTTTGTCGTGGGAACCGGACGCAGTTGCAGATCTGTTTTTTACGGACGGCGATCAAGTCTCAAGTAGCGATACGCTGAATGAAGAGATTGCTGGATTCGATCCAAAGTCGAAAACGAATTCGCTAACAGTCGATTCTCTCTCCCAGCCCGCAATTATCCCATTGCTCGGGGATCCGGCATCCTTCACCCTCAGCATTGGCTGGGATGAGCTCGCCCGTACACGAATCTACAACGTGGATGCTCTGTGGGCCGAATCAAGCATCTCTCATGACTTCATGTCCACTGCGAACCTACAGTTGAATTTCTATGATGAAAACATGAACCCCATGGCAGCTCCAAGCTACACATCGTCACAAGGCATCAACTATCAATTCTCAGCCGTTCCCGAACCTTCCTCGTTGGTCGTGCTCAACTTGTTGACGAGCGTTCTGATCTTGCGACGACGTCGGCAAATCCAGGCACTGTTTGACAATTGA
- a CDS encoding sigma-70 family RNA polymerase sigma factor → MEEQTGVPDTAAQPAVSAIEVSSITLLIREARDGNADARAKVLRQLQPYVISMASRHNADWFRNKHGVSDIVQQSFVKVIENFESFRGSSSAEFRGWLKTLVINEIRQINRELNRQRRDVKRERSLDGAASGPGSNVVLEDPTPASNAIRNEQLAQLQTVINELDEFPKQVVQLRAFEKLSFREIANKLNRSQDAITKTWYRTLIRLQKRMVKAEEDE, encoded by the coding sequence ATGGAAGAGCAAACCGGGGTGCCCGATACCGCGGCTCAGCCCGCGGTATCGGCGATTGAGGTCAGTTCGATAACGTTGCTGATTCGCGAAGCACGCGACGGAAATGCGGACGCGCGCGCGAAGGTGCTTCGCCAGCTTCAACCTTATGTCATCTCCATGGCCTCCCGGCACAATGCGGACTGGTTTCGGAACAAGCATGGCGTGTCTGACATCGTGCAACAGTCCTTCGTCAAAGTCATCGAAAACTTTGAAAGCTTTCGCGGATCATCAAGCGCCGAGTTTCGCGGTTGGCTAAAAACGCTGGTCATCAACGAGATTCGGCAAATCAACCGTGAGCTCAACCGTCAGCGCCGGGACGTTAAACGGGAACGCTCTCTTGATGGTGCGGCATCGGGGCCGGGAAGCAATGTCGTGCTCGAAGATCCGACACCTGCCAGCAATGCGATTCGCAATGAACAGCTTGCTCAATTGCAAACGGTGATCAATGAATTGGACGAATTTCCAAAGCAGGTTGTTCAGTTGCGTGCGTTTGAGAAACTTTCGTTTCGCGAGATCGCCAATAAACTAAATCGTTCCCAGGATGCGATCACCAAAACCTGGTACCGAACGTTGATACGGCTGCAAAAACGCATGGTAAAAGCCGAGGAAGATGAATGA
- a CDS encoding serine/threonine protein kinase, with the protein MSPIDESDPGEEASLASLLQKLCELEDSGDDKSVIEKQLEGLSESELAELFGAGQCMNLLNQLKESDSEKISRVLVETARSQETAPDNPARSHANIPDQIGRYEIVRLAAQGGFANVYQARDVNLQRSVALKVPLVERLGDQNAIERFQREARAVAMLSHPGVVPVYEAGGADGQPFIAFKWIEGCSLHSFLKTRKQPLPAKEVASALKRIADAVAHAHAKGILHRDIKPANVLIEGSGEKGSTPWNESVCVTDFGLAKHFADVEASEFNTVDGSILGTPAYMSPEQVRSESEIGPPSDVYSLGTVLYEMLVGKTPHRKTGYSGTIRAIETETPVPIASFRKDVPADLIAICEKCLRKDAADRYPSAFELAGDLGRFLDGIPVQAKPRSPFYLLTRWAKRNPVVAFSLGLAFAGLTIGLTAMAWSNAEISAARDDSQRQVEVLESIFNDLDYNLDGDVLSEPDLRDRLAIRLIDSVDLIAESADPESASRLMGTLGRTLATLGHPEESREVVEQAIKIGGDRLTSDQKDRLQVRLAAAVMAQGKFDESAASLGASIERIIESPTQETQTKADALIYFAESQFQLSKLAKETIVDAKNGFERLENWLPESGLPDRYKQRYVSYAKFRVACCNYSSAMNDGNFELLNDAFDNYIKIYGSEHSSSISAAYAMAAKLRQRGKFKDALSLSEQTLIHAQRKYGFDAMPTLLAFDSVLVTCGMNSAIPNCKKRMIELLPEMQRCCEAVLEDLGETHPNMLVIYGNVANAWGITGDLDQCVKIRLRLLSLAEKEFGRKSVIAQGQIWGLAAVYNELGDDGKVGNLLEEFIAARESGVPLDDQKVELARKQLKEAALDSSADQ; encoded by the coding sequence ATGAGTCCGATCGATGAATCCGATCCTGGCGAGGAAGCATCGCTGGCTTCACTTTTGCAGAAGCTTTGCGAGCTCGAGGATTCGGGCGATGACAAATCGGTGATCGAAAAACAGTTGGAAGGTCTTTCAGAGTCCGAGCTGGCAGAACTCTTTGGCGCTGGCCAATGTATGAACTTGCTCAACCAACTGAAAGAAAGTGACTCTGAGAAGATCTCCAGAGTTTTGGTTGAGACTGCCCGCTCCCAGGAAACAGCGCCCGACAATCCTGCTCGATCGCATGCAAATATCCCGGATCAGATCGGACGTTACGAGATCGTTCGACTGGCTGCCCAAGGAGGTTTTGCGAATGTGTATCAGGCTCGAGACGTCAATTTGCAACGCAGCGTTGCACTGAAAGTTCCGCTCGTCGAGCGACTTGGGGACCAAAATGCGATCGAGCGGTTTCAACGCGAAGCCCGGGCGGTTGCGATGCTTTCACACCCCGGTGTTGTTCCAGTCTATGAAGCCGGAGGCGCCGACGGACAACCATTTATCGCGTTCAAATGGATCGAAGGATGTAGCCTGCACAGCTTTCTCAAGACTCGAAAGCAGCCGCTTCCCGCGAAGGAAGTAGCTTCAGCACTGAAACGTATTGCTGATGCCGTCGCCCACGCGCACGCCAAAGGAATCTTGCATCGGGATATTAAACCAGCCAACGTTTTGATTGAAGGAAGTGGCGAAAAAGGATCGACTCCCTGGAACGAATCCGTTTGCGTCACGGACTTTGGTCTGGCCAAACATTTCGCTGATGTTGAAGCCTCTGAGTTTAACACCGTCGATGGTTCGATCCTTGGAACGCCGGCATACATGTCGCCCGAGCAGGTTCGTTCGGAGTCTGAGATCGGACCACCATCAGATGTCTACTCGTTGGGCACCGTGCTGTATGAAATGCTTGTTGGCAAAACACCGCATCGAAAAACTGGCTATTCGGGAACGATCCGGGCGATCGAAACAGAAACTCCGGTGCCGATCGCGTCGTTTCGCAAGGATGTACCTGCAGACCTGATTGCAATTTGCGAAAAATGCCTCCGTAAAGATGCTGCCGATCGGTACCCAAGTGCTTTTGAGTTGGCAGGCGACCTGGGAAGATTCCTCGATGGCATTCCGGTTCAAGCGAAACCTCGAAGCCCATTCTACTTGCTGACTCGTTGGGCAAAGCGGAATCCGGTCGTCGCTTTCAGTCTCGGTTTGGCGTTTGCAGGATTGACGATTGGATTGACGGCGATGGCCTGGTCCAACGCAGAGATTTCTGCGGCGCGAGATGACTCGCAACGACAAGTCGAAGTGCTGGAGTCGATTTTCAACGATCTGGACTACAACCTTGACGGAGATGTTTTGTCGGAGCCTGATCTTCGTGATCGGCTGGCGATCCGTCTTATTGATAGTGTCGATCTTATCGCTGAATCGGCAGATCCAGAGAGCGCCAGCAGACTCATGGGGACACTCGGACGGACGCTTGCGACTCTTGGCCACCCTGAGGAATCCCGGGAAGTGGTTGAGCAGGCGATTAAAATCGGCGGCGATCGATTGACCTCTGATCAAAAAGATCGATTGCAGGTTCGACTCGCGGCGGCCGTGATGGCGCAGGGAAAGTTTGACGAATCAGCTGCTTCCTTGGGGGCGAGCATTGAACGAATTATCGAGAGCCCGACTCAGGAAACGCAGACCAAAGCGGATGCACTTATCTACTTTGCCGAATCACAGTTTCAATTGTCGAAACTCGCGAAAGAAACAATCGTCGACGCAAAGAACGGGTTCGAACGTCTGGAAAATTGGCTCCCGGAAAGTGGTCTTCCGGACAGGTACAAGCAACGCTACGTGTCCTATGCGAAATTTCGAGTGGCATGTTGCAACTATTCCAGTGCCATGAACGACGGAAATTTTGAGCTTTTGAACGATGCCTTCGACAACTACATCAAAATTTACGGCTCAGAGCACAGCAGTTCGATCAGCGCAGCCTACGCCATGGCGGCCAAACTGCGTCAACGCGGAAAATTCAAAGACGCGTTGAGTCTGTCGGAACAAACGCTGATCCATGCTCAGCGAAAATACGGATTCGATGCAATGCCTACGCTGCTTGCGTTTGATAGCGTGCTGGTAACTTGCGGAATGAACTCTGCCATCCCAAATTGCAAGAAACGAATGATCGAATTGCTGCCGGAAATGCAACGGTGCTGTGAGGCGGTTTTGGAAGACTTGGGCGAAACACATCCCAACATGCTTGTCATCTACGGCAATGTCGCAAATGCATGGGGCATCACCGGAGACCTGGACCAGTGCGTGAAGATTCGCCTTCGACTTCTGTCGCTCGCTGAAAAAGAGTTTGGTCGCAAGAGTGTGATTGCTCAGGGTCAGATTTGGGGGTTGGCCGCTGTTTACAATGAGCTTGGCGACGATGGAAAAGTAGGCAACTTGCTCGAAGAGTTTATCGCTGCCCGAGAGTCTGGAGTTCCTCTGGATGATCAAAAGGTGGAACTCGCTCGCAAGCAATTGAAGGAAGCAGCATTGGACTCTTCTGCCGATCAGTAG
- a CDS encoding alpha/beta hydrolase gives MKETVCNFGPEKRLFGILTTPDEDVRIPNAPIALILNAGIVHRVGPFRIHVDIARQLAAAGFSTLRLDLSGLGDSAPRTGSYEIEDRAVLDVGDAMDFLQRETGVDQFALLGLCSGAYNAHRVAVKDKRIVGTVFLDGIVFRTFGYYFRRFTRYFRYRFWRNAIRRRLSSSRGEVDAETSAFNESEFFDVGLNRDVVVEQLNLLMHRDVQMLFLYTDGYDDIVGRSQFQEMYGLRPDDGQLQVEYYPKSEHTFRLIENRRAACDRITDWIVGRFAKPMLIGR, from the coding sequence GTGAAAGAAACTGTTTGCAACTTTGGGCCTGAGAAACGCCTGTTTGGAATTCTGACGACGCCAGATGAGGACGTTCGCATCCCCAACGCACCGATCGCCTTAATTCTCAATGCAGGAATCGTTCATCGAGTGGGTCCGTTTCGAATCCATGTTGATATCGCCAGACAGTTGGCCGCTGCCGGATTCTCAACGCTGCGATTGGACTTGTCGGGACTTGGCGACAGTGCGCCACGAACGGGATCTTATGAAATCGAAGACCGTGCGGTGCTGGATGTCGGCGACGCGATGGATTTCCTGCAACGTGAAACGGGCGTTGACCAGTTCGCTTTGTTGGGACTCTGCAGCGGCGCCTACAACGCTCATCGAGTCGCTGTAAAAGACAAGAGGATTGTGGGGACAGTGTTTCTGGATGGAATTGTGTTTCGAACGTTTGGCTACTATTTCCGTCGCTTCACACGATACTTTCGCTATCGATTTTGGCGAAACGCGATCCGACGTCGGCTTTCGAGCAGCCGCGGCGAAGTCGATGCCGAGACCAGCGCTTTCAATGAAAGCGAGTTTTTCGATGTTGGTTTGAACCGAGATGTGGTCGTCGAACAGCTGAACTTGCTGATGCACCGCGATGTTCAGATGCTTTTCCTGTACACCGATGGCTACGACGACATCGTTGGTCGTTCGCAGTTTCAGGAGATGTATGGCCTGAGACCGGATGACGGACAGCTTCAGGTTGAGTACTATCCGAAATCTGAGCACACGTTTCGTCTGATCGAAAATCGTCGCGCCGCCTGCGATCGAATCACGGACTGGATTGTGGGACGATTTGCCAAACCGATGTTGATCGGACGATAA
- a CDS encoding serine aminopeptidase domain-containing protein, which yields MIKQHFFGHPESPLFGVYHRPRGKAANGRSVRAAVICPSIGQEYNRTHWTLRLMANQIARKGVHVLRMDYHGIGDSAQCVDQIESLVSWHRNILQSIEHIKRESGAETVMLVGHRFGAALAAQVARQRPDVNGIVMWEPVLCGRSYLDSLRKMHESMLDLWVCKMSTPNDDSIEEILGSRYQRCLLEQIEAMKIELADVIQPQLIADQRSKAKSYSHPEPGTQLIIEDPRPGSWNDLNELELAWLRPKVMRQIVKKIDDMFSRLDRFGALRLCMETIR from the coding sequence ATGATCAAGCAGCACTTTTTTGGACATCCCGAGTCGCCATTGTTTGGTGTGTACCACCGACCGCGTGGCAAAGCCGCCAATGGACGGTCTGTCCGTGCTGCCGTGATCTGCCCTTCGATTGGACAGGAATATAATCGCACGCACTGGACGCTGCGGTTGATGGCCAACCAGATTGCGAGAAAGGGAGTTCACGTTTTGCGCATGGACTACCACGGAATCGGTGACTCGGCGCAGTGCGTCGATCAGATCGAGAGCCTCGTTTCGTGGCACCGAAACATCCTGCAATCGATCGAGCATATCAAACGTGAAAGCGGGGCTGAAACGGTGATGCTGGTCGGGCACCGTTTCGGCGCAGCACTGGCTGCACAAGTCGCCAGGCAACGCCCGGACGTCAACGGAATCGTGATGTGGGAACCCGTTCTCTGCGGACGGAGCTATCTCGACTCGCTGCGGAAAATGCACGAATCAATGCTGGACCTGTGGGTCTGCAAGATGTCGACTCCGAACGACGATTCCATCGAAGAAATATTGGGCTCTCGTTACCAACGTTGCCTGTTGGAACAGATCGAAGCGATGAAGATTGAACTGGCGGACGTCATTCAACCACAACTGATTGCCGACCAACGATCAAAAGCAAAGTCATACTCACATCCGGAACCCGGCACGCAATTGATTATCGAGGATCCCCGTCCGGGATCATGGAACGATCTCAATGAACTTGAACTGGCATGGCTGCGTCCCAAAGTGATGCGGCAGATCGTAAAAAAGATCGACGACATGTTTTCGAGGCTCGATCGTTTCGGCGCTTTGCGTCTTTGTATGGAGACAATCCGGTGA